From Candoia aspera isolate rCanAsp1 chromosome 4, rCanAsp1.hap2, whole genome shotgun sequence, a single genomic window includes:
- the RABGGTA gene encoding geranylgeranyl transferase type-2 subunit alpha codes for MHGRLKVKTTEEQAEAKRLEREKKLHQYVTTTKAIFEKRKLGQLDKEALELGSKVLGANPDFATLWNFRREIFLHLEEEESPEEMQALCKAELSFLECCLRVNPKSYGTWHHRCWVMEHMPKPDWARELELCSKFLEIDERNFHCWDYRRFVVQQSQVVPQDELAFSDSLITRNFSNYSSWHYRSLLLPQLYPDPQHQGRITEEILLKELELVQNAFFTDPNDQSAWFYHRWLLGRGDPEPTIRCIYVNREHTSLAVAFSHPVAVAPASHDLIVFGDESPLVVRWHTPDGRNKPGLMWLCDLPTSALNDHWPQHTFRVLWAEGRVQKECVLFKGHKDCWSQDSVTEEQVFRCELSIEKSTVLQSELESCKELQALEPENKWCLLTIILLMRALDPLVYEQETLGYFTALKAADPMRSSYLDDLRSKFLIENSILKMEYAEARVVDLSQKGLTTLCHLEHLLLVTHLSLSDNLLPTLPPTLAMMRCLEVLEVDDNQMEGLEGLPPLPCLEELSLRNNRIQQASALRSLAAFPTLAHLNLQGNPLCQTAGIQSELATLLPNVTTILT; via the exons ATG CACGGAAGGCTGAAGGTGAAGACTACGGAGGAGCAAGCTGAAGCCAAACGCCTTGAGCGGGAGAAGAAACTCCACCAGTATGTAACCACCACCAAGGCCATCTTTGAGAAG AGGAAACTGGGGCAGCTGGACAAGGAGGCCTTGGAGCTGGGCAGCAAGGTGCTGGGCGCCAACCCGGATTTTGCCACGCTCTGGAACTTCCGGCGAGAGATCTTCCTtcacctggaggaggagga GAGCCCGGAAGAGATGCAAGCGCTGTGCAAGGCAGAACTCAGTTTCCTGGAATGCTGCCTGCGGGTGAACCCCAAATCCTACGGGACGTGGCACCACCGCTGCTGGGTGATGGAGCACATGCCCAAGCCAGACTGGGCCCGGGAACTGGAGCTGTGCAGCAAATTCTTGGAGATCGATGAGCGCAACT TTCATTGCTGGGACTACCGGCGTTTCGTGGTGCAGCAGTCCCAAGTGGTCCCCCAGGACGAGCTGGCGTTCAGCGACAGCCTGATCACCCGCAACTTCTCCAACTATTCTTCCTGGCATTATCGCAGCCTCCTTCTCCCGCAACTGTACCCCGATCCCCAGCACCAGGGCCGGATCACGGAGGAAATCCTTTTGAAAG AACTTgagctggtgcaaaatgctttCTTCACGGACCCCAATGACCAGAGCGCTTGGTTCTACCATCGCTGGCTGCTGGGCAGAG GTGACCCGGAACCCACCATTCGCTGCATCTACGTCAACAGGGAACACACCTCCCTGGCCGTGGCCTTCTCCCACCCTGTGGCA gTGGCCCCAGCATCGCATGACCTGATTGTGTTTGGAGATGAATCCCCCCTGGTGGTCCGCTGGCACACCCCGGATGGAAGGAATAAACCCGGACTTATGTGG CTGTGTGACTTGCCGACGTCTGCTCTCAACGACCACTGGCCTCAGCACACCTTTCGGGTCCTCTGGGCTGAAGGACGGGTGCAGAAGGAATGTGTCCTCTTCAAAG ggcacAAGGACTGCTGGAGCCAGGATTCAGTGACGGAGGAGCAGGTGTTCAG GTGTGAGCTGTCCATCGAGAAGTCAACTGTCCTTCAGTCTGAGCTGGAATCCTGCAAGGAACTGCAGGCCCTGGAGCCAGAGAACAAGT GGTGCCTCCTGACCATCATCCTCCTCATGAGGGCTTTGGACCCCTTGGTTTACGAACAAGAGACCCTCGGCTACTTCACAGCATTGAAG GCGGCAGACCCCATGCGCTCCTCGTATCTGGACGATCTCCGCAGCAAGTTTCTGATTGAGAACAGCATCCTCAAGATGGAATACGCCGAGGCTCGGGTGGTGGACCTGTCGCAGAAG GGCCTTACCACCCTCTGCCACCTGGAACACCTCTTGCTGGTCACGCACCTGAGCCTTTCAGACAACCTCTTACCCACCTTGCCCCCCACGCTGGCCATGATGCGCTGCCTGGAG GTGCTGGAGGTCGACGACAACCAGATGGAGGGCCTGGAAGGACTGCCCCCCCTGCCCTGCCTGGAGGAGCTCTCTCTGCGCAACAACC GGATCCAGCAAGCCTCAGCCCTCCGGAGCCTGGCCGCATTCCCCACCTTGGCTCACCTCAACCTGCAGGGAAACCCGCTGTGCCAAACTGCGGGGATCCAGTCGGAGCTTGCCACACTGCTGCCCAACGTGACCACCATCCTCACTTGA